AACATCGGCTCATAAAATCATTTCGTGTCAATATCACCTGAGTTAGTCTCAAATGGCCTTAACTTGTTTTAGAGAACTGGGGTTTGTCTCGTCTATTTGGGTGGAAGTACCGACGAGAACGTTCAGCTATGAATTATGTACTCTTTCCCAGgatactaaaaataataattataatgatAACATATCATGGACATAGGCGAGATGTATAGATATTTAAGATTTGGCCGGTGGTTAGATTTTCTTGAGGATTTTCCATTGGACTCAACAATGGAGGATCATTTCATTCATCAGCGTAATATTAAGTCAGTTGTTGCAGTAATCAAATTAAAACGCGGTAAAATACTTATTACAGTGGTTGAGTCTGAAACACACCTGTTGAATTCCTACCTTGATTGCAACAATTTGAACTATTTGTCAGTCATACAACATCAATCTGCCATTCtttcgattaaaaataaataaaaaattattgttcatcATTTTAcatcatattttttctaattgatCCCCCTCTTGAAGTATCCAAACCATTTAATTCAGAAGTTTGTCAATGCTTATTATTTGATTAAGCACTAAAAATGAGTGTTTATTCAGACTATTCAACTAAATGGGATCCGCCTGGTGATAATGTACCTCTCATTCGGCCTAACAAAGGCAAAATACTGCAGGTGTTACGTTTTTATTGCAGATGACTATGGATGAGAAGTATGTGGAAAGTATATGGGCACTATTGAAGAATGCTATTCAGGAAattcagaagaaaaataattctggGCTTAGCTTTGAGGAACTGTATCGTAACGCATACACCATGGTTTTGCACAAACATGGGGAACGTCTGTATACAGGTCTCAAAGAAGTCGTTACTCAGCATCTGGAATTCAAGGTAAgtgtaaaaatttattaagtagCATGTATTTATCtatattgttgtttatttCTGCGTGTCCTTCAGTTTATTTCCAACTTTCCTTAGTTCAGCCACTTATAGATATACTcagttcaatttttatttaagtcaTTTGCGCGCAACAAAATTCTTTTGTCACAGAAAGTAAATGGAGACAAGAAGAATTTtgacaagaaaaaaatggtataaacatatttttaggtTCGTGAGGACGTTTTAAAATCTCTGCAtaacaattttctaatgaCTCTAAATCAAGCGTGGAACGACCACCAGACATCTATGGTCATGATTCGCGATATTCTCATGTATATGGATAGAGTATACGTTCAGCAAAATGACGTTGACAATGTTTATAATTTaggattaataatttttcggGATCAGGTGAGCCCACATAGTCTTGATCTAGATACAGCCTgtgtaattattatataatttcaGGTGGTCCGACATGGTTGTATACGTGATCACTTAAGGGAAACCTTATTAGAAATGGTGATGAGAGAAAGACGGGGAGAAAAGGTCGATCGCATTTCTATAAAGAATGCATGCCAAATGCTGATGGTGTTGGGCATTAATTCTAGAACAGTTTACGAGGAAGACTTTGAACGTCCATTCTTACAACAATCAGCCGAATTCTATAAGGTCAGGATTTGATTCATTTGTCCCCCAAAAGTGCAATTTTTCACTGATGTCTTAGGTGGAGAGCCAAAAATTCCTGGCTGAAAATAGCGCCTCGGTTTACATTAAGAAAGTTGAGGCTAGGATAAACGAGGAGTCTGACAGAGCGAAACATTATTTAGATGAATCGACAGAGCCTAGAATCGTAGAAGTAGTAGAAGAAGAACTCATTAAGAAACACATGAAAACCATTGTAGAGGTGTGTTTTTTGGACACGATCGTGGTTGACGTTAATGATTGTTTTGGTTTCAGATGGAGAATTCGGGGGTAGTTCATATGTTAAGACATCAAAAAACTGAAGATCTCGCTTGTATGTACAAAATATTTGGTAGGGTTGGCGACGGTCTCAAGACTATGGCTGATTGCGTAAGCCATTATTTGCGCGAGCAAGGAAAGGCCTTAGTACAAGAGGAAGAGCATCAGGGAACAAACGCAATCACCTTTGTGCAGTCGCTCTTGGATCTCAAGGATGGTTTCGaccactttttaaataattcgtttAATAAGGATAagatatttaaacaaatgatTGCCTCAGATTTCGAGCATTTCCTgaatttgaacccaaaatcgCCGGAGTATTTGTCGTTGTTTATTGATGACAAACTGAAGAAGGGAGTCAAAGGGGTAAGTAGTCCTAATTACTAGTTTCTGGTTATGTGAGACGCTAGCGGTGAATTTATGAAACCACTTTTACTCCTAGGCATTAAAGTAGCACTTTATGTACAAGTTCTGGGGTAAAGAAATTTGCACTTTAAAGCCTCTTGGGAAACAGCTTGTTATTTGTTCAAATAATTAGAAACGGTTAGGGATAAGAAAGAAATGCAACTGTCATATATCATAATAACTGTGTTATTCGTTATTGTATATATGATATAATCGACATGATTGACTGAAAACCTAACATTTCTGAAGATAAACGCAGTTGTTCAAACACTAGTGTAGAATGCGCGCTTTGACCATACTTGAAAACATCGAATTACAATCTCAATAGTATTGTGTGGGATAATTTgtggtaataaatttattttacatattacgGCCAATACGTCGATAATTTACCCTCGTGGCCATCTCCTTATCAGTTAATTGTCTTTAACTGCAACCGAACTCATCTCAATTTTCAGATGTCAGAACAAGATATTGAACTTGTTCTCGACAAATCTATGGTGCTCTTTCGATTCCTTCAAGAGAAGGATGTGTTCGAACGATATTATAAGCAACATTTAGCCAAAAGACTATTACTAAATAAGTCTGTTAGTGACGATTGggagaaaaatatgatttcaaAGTTGAAGGTGAGTGAGtaatcaatattattattatacagggggttTCATAAATGAAGACTTTAATTTATAAGTTATGACACAcatttaaaggatttttttatgatacaTGAAGAGAAAtcacctttttaaataaatttcatcgCTTATGgtaacactttgtatattaaaaaatcaattgtaATTCTGCAGACGGAATGTGGGTGCCAATTTACCTCAAAACTAGAAGGCATGTTCAAGGACATGACCGTTTCTAATACTATAATGGAGGAGTTTAAAGAGCATGTAGCGAAGACCGATGTGAGTATTTGGCTGCTTGTTATCTAGCAAATTGAGGTGACTGTACAAAACGTTTGCAGGCTAATCTAGGTGGCGTCGATTTATTCATGCGGGTCCTGACGACTGGTTTCTGGCCCACTCAGAGTGCAACTCCTAAGTGTCATATTCCAGCGGCGCCTCTGGCAGCATTCGCATGTTTCCGAAGGTATTTAGTTGTTCTTTCGCGAGCTGGAACATGCTTATGGTCACGAACcctttcagattttatttggCCAAGCACAGCGGACGCCAATTGACTCTACAACCGCAGCTTGGAAATGCTGATCTCAATGCAGTGTTTTACGGTCCACGCAAAGAGGAGACCGAAGGAGCGTGTTCGTCGTCGACGAGTTTGGGAAACAGTTCGCGAATTGGCGGATCGCGGAAACACATTATCCAAGTGTCCACATACCAAATGGTAGTTCTTATGTTGTTTAACAATCATGACAAGTTGACATATGAGGAGATACTGAATGAATCAGATATTCCAGAAAGGTAAGAATCGATGCGGTAAAATGCTACTTTCAGTTTGCAATCGCTCGTGTGAAGaatgctttttttattaatgcatGTTTGAAAGTTCAGTTAAATAATGTCCACAAAAAGTATTGACACTTAATCTTCATCAAGACGCATTAAACCTTTTTGTTTTCGTTCTTATTACACTGGAATCTATATCATCGGCTTAAGTcagccaaacgaatacaatcatatttttttgcagagATCTTATTAGGGCGTTACAATCATTGGCGATGGGCAAAGCCACACAGCGTGTCTTAATTAAAACACCCAAAACTAAGGAAATTGAGTCAACGCATGAGTTTCAAGTAAACGATTCCTTCACGTCGAAACTGCACCgggttaaaattcaaacagtTGCCGCGAAAGGTGAAAGTGAGCCAGAAAGAAGGGAAACTCGTAATAaggtaaaaatatgtttttttttctctcactttatttcttcaattagTACCGGATATCTTAAATTGCTATGGACATGTTCCCAATTTCAAGAACACTTTTATTTGTAGGTTGACGAGGACCGAAAACATGAAATCGAGGCCGCCATTGTCCGTATAATGAAATCAAGGAAACGTATGGCGCACAACATCCTAGTGACCGAGGTGACGGAGCAGCTGCGTAGTAGATTCCTGCCATCCccagtaataattaaaaaacgaatAGAAGGGCTTATAGAACGCGAGTATTTAGCTCGAACGCCAGAAGATCGCAAAGTGTACACTTACGTCGCATAAGAAccgtttaaaaattgatttaatgttGGATCGTATATTTGTGCAATTCGTTTGCAACATGATAAAAATGCGAGGTGTGAGTGTATGTGGAAGTTCAAAGGATCGGACTGGAGGAtaaaaattctgtaaatttAGTGTTTGAAACTGTACAAATTGAATAAGGGTTTTGCGATATCAAGAACCAACACTGATACGTTGCCTTAATTATTTGGACGACATTGAACCAGTTTCGTAATAGCCTGTGACAgacgtttatttatttctttacagTTGTAATAGAAAGTATAGAAGTTTTAATCAAAACGGAAAAAAACACAACCATCTTCAGTTTGCTAAAACGCGAGCGTTTTAATAGAAACGTTGTCTACACATTTGTGGTTTTTATATAGAAggttataagaaaaaaaattggattataatgaaattttatcagTTGTGGTTAATAAAGCGCTTTGAAGCGGATGTGCCTTTTAAAGTTTGTAATTGGAGCCTGCAGTTCAGAAACGGGTAGTGAgagaataataaagaaaataattattttcctcCTACGAAAACAACCTTGCAGCAGCGCCACTGTTGGTACTTGGTAGAATTAGATTTAAACGTATGCGTCAAATAGAAGTGGGCGTTTCAAACTCAAAACCAACAaccaatgaaattttaagaaaatttcaaaggcaACAGTAGATATGCTAGACGAAATGTCTGTTAATGTCTGCAAagcaaaaattcttcaaaggTGTCAATACGTAGCAAAACATGAAATGGAATgaaaccctgtataattaaacatttttatataattctCGGCACATTTGATTAAAGATGGTTGATATAAACCAActcaatatttttagtttacgACGTCGCTGCTAATTTCGGATGATGCTAAGGG
The DNA window shown above is from Euwallacea similis isolate ESF13 chromosome 2, ESF131.1, whole genome shotgun sequence and carries:
- the Cul3 gene encoding cullin-3 isoform X2, translated to MSVYSDYSTKWDPPGDNMTMDEKYVESIWALLKNAIQEIQKKNNSGLSFEELYRNAYTMVLHKHGERLYTGLKEVVTQHLEFKVREDVLKSLHNNFLMTLNQAWNDHQTSMVMIRDILMYMDRVYVQQNDVDNVYNLGLIIFRDQVVRHGCIRDHLRETLLEMVMRERRGEKVDRISIKNACQMLMVLGINSRTVYEEDFERPFLQQSAEFYKVESQKFLAENSASVYIKKVEARINEESDRAKHYLDESTEPRIVEVVEEELIKKHMKTIVEMENSGVVHMLRHQKTEDLACMYKIFGRVGDGLKTMADCVSHYLREQGKALVQEEEHQGTNAITFVQSLLDLKDGFDHFLNNSFNKDKIFKQMIASDFEHFLNLNPKSPEYLSLFIDDKLKKGVKGMSEQDIELVLDKSMVLFRFLQEKDVFERYYKQHLAKRLLLNKSVSDDWEKNMISKLKTECGCQFTSKLEGMFKDMTVSNTIMEEFKEHVAKTDANLGGVDLFMRVLTTGFWPTQSATPKCHIPAAPLAAFACFRRFYLAKHSGRQLTLQPQLGNADLNAVFYGPRKEETEGACSSSTSLGNSSRIGGSRKHIIQVSTYQMVVLMLFNNHDKLTYEEILNESDIPERDLIRALQSLAMGKATQRVLIKTPKTKEIESTHEFQVNDSFTSKLHRVKIQTVAAKGESEPERRETRNKVDEDRKHEIEAAIVRIMKSRKRMAHNILVTEVTEQLRSRFLPSPVIIKKRIEGLIEREYLARTPEDRKVYTYVA
- the Cul3 gene encoding cullin-3 isoform X1; amino-acid sequence: MSTMKSGGLAKKEGKMRIRAFPMTMDEKYVESIWALLKNAIQEIQKKNNSGLSFEELYRNAYTMVLHKHGERLYTGLKEVVTQHLEFKVREDVLKSLHNNFLMTLNQAWNDHQTSMVMIRDILMYMDRVYVQQNDVDNVYNLGLIIFRDQVVRHGCIRDHLRETLLEMVMRERRGEKVDRISIKNACQMLMVLGINSRTVYEEDFERPFLQQSAEFYKVESQKFLAENSASVYIKKVEARINEESDRAKHYLDESTEPRIVEVVEEELIKKHMKTIVEMENSGVVHMLRHQKTEDLACMYKIFGRVGDGLKTMADCVSHYLREQGKALVQEEEHQGTNAITFVQSLLDLKDGFDHFLNNSFNKDKIFKQMIASDFEHFLNLNPKSPEYLSLFIDDKLKKGVKGMSEQDIELVLDKSMVLFRFLQEKDVFERYYKQHLAKRLLLNKSVSDDWEKNMISKLKTECGCQFTSKLEGMFKDMTVSNTIMEEFKEHVAKTDANLGGVDLFMRVLTTGFWPTQSATPKCHIPAAPLAAFACFRRFYLAKHSGRQLTLQPQLGNADLNAVFYGPRKEETEGACSSSTSLGNSSRIGGSRKHIIQVSTYQMVVLMLFNNHDKLTYEEILNESDIPERDLIRALQSLAMGKATQRVLIKTPKTKEIESTHEFQVNDSFTSKLHRVKIQTVAAKGESEPERRETRNKVDEDRKHEIEAAIVRIMKSRKRMAHNILVTEVTEQLRSRFLPSPVIIKKRIEGLIEREYLARTPEDRKVYTYVA